In Acaryochloris marina S15, a single genomic region encodes these proteins:
- a CDS encoding transcriptional repressor gives MKSHLTRSQNTVLKLLKKLNREISAQELYLELRKAQLTLGLATVYRALDTLKLSGIIQARLLNNGETLYTAAQQDKHHVTCLQCGVSIPIQEEECPVHELENQLRQSSKFEIFYHTLEFFGICTPCQLEQSHSKS, from the coding sequence ATGAAATCACACCTTACTCGCAGCCAAAATACCGTTCTCAAACTTTTAAAAAAGTTGAACCGGGAGATTTCTGCTCAAGAACTCTATCTTGAGTTACGTAAAGCTCAATTAACCCTGGGGCTAGCCACGGTCTATCGGGCATTAGATACCCTCAAACTAAGTGGTATTATTCAGGCCAGACTGCTGAACAATGGCGAAACCCTTTATACTGCTGCTCAACAAGATAAACATCATGTCACTTGTCTACAATGTGGCGTTTCTATTCCCATCCAAGAGGAAGAATGCCCTGTTCATGAATTGGAAAATCAGCTCAGACAATCATCAAAGTTCGAGATTTTCTACCATACGCTAGAATTTTTCGGTATTTGCACACCATGTCAGCTTGAACAGTCTCATTCAAAGTCTTAG